In Candidatus Eremiobacterota bacterium, the genomic stretch GAGGAATCCCTTAGAAGAGCGAGGCAGGAGTTCATCGCCGTCCTCTCCCATGACCTCAAGAACCCTCTTAACTCAGTCATCGGCTACACGCGCCTTCTTGAGCAGCAGCTCGGGAGCGAGCCGCCGGGGAATGCTCACACCTTTGTGACCATGATCAGATTTTCCTGCTCTATCCTCAGAAATCTCATCGAGAATATCGTGGGAGCCTCCTACCTCAAATCAGGGAAAATGACCTTTCATTTCACGGATTTTCCCCTTCATACTCTCTTCTCCAAGCTCTCGGCCCTTTACGAGCCCGTGGTCCTCCAATCCGGCATTGCCCTCACCCTCCAGTGCCCCGAAGGCTCAATGGTCCATGGTGATGAGGAGCGGCTCCTCCAGGTTTTCATGAATCTCATCGGGAATGCAGTGCGCCATGTCAGCGCGGGGGGGAGGATTGAAGTGGTGGCCCGCAGGGAAGGAGACCATTACGGCATTGAAGTCCATGACACGGGGAGGGGAATTGCTGAAGAGGAGCTGGAGGCAATTTTCAAAAAGCACGGGCAGGCTAAGGATGAGCTCACCGGCTCGGGCCTGGGCCTCTTCATCGTAAAGCAGTTCATTGAAAAGCACGGCTCAGAAATCAAGGTCAAAAGCGCCCCTGGCCAGGGAGCGCACTTCTTTTTCAGCCTTCCCGCCTCACAGGCCTTTACTGATCACGAAAGGAGGATGCCCTGATGAGCTTTTCCAGGATTATCAGCCTCATAGCATGCATAGTGCTCTGCGAGGCGGCGGGGGCCCTGGGGGCCCTCTTCACCTCCCGGTCCGTCAGCACGTGGTACCAGGCCATCAAAAAGCCTTTCTTCAACCCTCCGGGCTGGGTTTTCGCCCCTGTATGGACTTTGCTCTACGCCCTCATGGGCATATCACTTTTCCTGATAATAAGGGAAGGATTTAAGAACAGGCCCGTGCAGATTGCCGTGGCGCTCTTTGCCGTGCAGATGGCCTTCAACGTATCCTGGTCATATGCCTTTTTCGGCCTGCGCTCACCGCTTGCCGGGCTCGTGATAATCATCCTCCTGTGGATTTCCATCATCGCCGCCATGATAAGCTTCTGGCCGATCTCCCGATGGGCTTCCTCCCTGTTCATCCCCTACGTGCTGTGGGTCACCTTTGCAATGATCCTGAATCTCTTTCTATACCTCCTCAACAGGAACGCCCCGCCGGTGTGAACGAGCCGGCAGGCCATGGCGGAGCCAGGAAAGATATACTTCCTCTGTGACAGAAACCATCTTTTCTCTGGAGAAATGCGCCTTTACGCGCTCCCTGCTCTTCTCGCCCATTTCACGCCTTTTCTTCTCATCATTGAGAAGCCCTGTCACCCTTGACGCCAGGGCTTCATGATCACCGGGAGCCACCATATAGCCCGTCTCGCCTTCCAGAATGAGCTCCGGCACGCCGCCGACTGCAGTCGCCACGACAGGAACCCCCGCCGCCATTGACTCGAGCACCGCGTTGGGAAAGCCTTCTTCATTCGAGACAAGCACTGAAATGTCAAGGAGAGGAAGGATGGCGTGCACATCAGGCCGCGGCCCGAGCCAGGCTATGTCACCGGCCACGCCGAGGTTTTCCGCAAGGCGCTCCAGATCCTTCTGGATCCCCGAATCCCTCCCGATGCAGAGGAGGCACAGGGGCTGCACCTCTTTCTTTATAAGCGGAAGGGCTCTCAGCAGCATCTCGTGATTCTTGTAGGGGATGAGGTTGGCCACGATTCCTATCACGCCGGCGGTGCCGGCAGGGATAAGGCCTTCCTGCCGAGCCCCGGGTCCTTGACCGTATTTGTCAAGGGCCACGCCGTTATGAATCACCATGACCTTCGAGGGATCGAGCTTCTCTTTTTTTATGGTGTCTTCCCTTACCGCCTGAGAATTGGCTATCACGAGATGGGTCCAGCTGTTGGCGATTATCTCAAAAAGCCTGTGGAGGGGGGTCCAGGTCCTTGTCTTGGAGGTGGACAGGCTTCTCCTGCTCGTGATGACAAGAGGGACGCCGGTGAGATGCCCCATGAAAGCGGCTAAGACATTGGCAGTGTAAAGATAGCCATGGAGCACCTGGATCCGCTCTCTCTTAATCTTTCGTGCAAGGGCCAGGATGTTTCCCAGTACTTTCAGCAGCCTGAGGGGATTCAGGATGTCGCCGAGGCCCCCGATGCGGAGAAAATGGGGAGAGATTCCCTTAGCCAGGCACCGGTCAAGCAGGTCATCCTCTCCCTTGAGCACCACGAGCCCGGGGCTGAAACGCTCCCTGTCAAGCCCCTCAATGAGCTCAAGGAGCTGCCCCTCGGCGCCGCCGCGGCCCAGGGTGCCGATAAAATAAAGTATACTGACCTTCTCCACTATGGGCCCTCGGGAGGTAATGGCTCACCGGTGAGATTGAAAAGGCCCTCAGCCTCGTCAATGGCATTGAGGGCAGGGGGGCAGAAGGATTGGGCAGGGGTATCGAGCGTGCAGTGAGGGCAACGTATGAACATATTGCACCACCTTCTTCCTTAACTCCTGTACCTCTTCAGGATGTCACCGTAAGAATCAATGCGCCTGTCTCGCAGAAAAGGCCAGATACGGCGCACTTCCTCTGTTCTTGCAAGGCTTATCTCCACGGTGACCACCTCATCCCTGTCATAGGAGGCCCGCGCCAGAATTTCGCCCTGGGGCCCGGCGACAAAGCTGTTTCCCCAGAAGAGCTGACCTCCCTTCTCTGCTGAGCAGCCTTCAAAGCCCACGCGGTTCACCGCCACCACGTGGAGGCCGTTGGCTATGGCATGGCCACGCTGCACGGTAATCCACGCTTCAAGCTGGCGGTTCTTTTCCTCCTGCAGGTCCCGGGGATCCCACCCGATTGCCGAGGGATAGATAAGGATATCGGCACCCGCCAGGGCCATGAGCCTTGCAGCTTCGGGGTACCATTGATCCCAGCAGATCATGACTCCCAGGGTGCCCAGGGAGGTTCTCACCGGCATGAATCCCCTGTCACCGGGGGCGAAGTAGAATTTCTCGTAATAGGCGGGATCGTCAGGGATGTGCATCTTGCGGTAGATGCCGCCGATGTAGCCGCCCTTGTCGAATATCACGGCAGTGTTGTGATAGAGCCCTGGGGCGCGGCGCTCAAAGAGCGATGCCACGAGCACGATGGAGGTTTCCTTGGCGAGAGCGCCGTAAAAGTCTGTAAGGGGGCCGGGGATTGGCGCGGCATCGTCAAAGAAGGCCACATTCTCTTCCTGGCAAAAATACAGGCTCTCATGAAGCTCCTGAAGCACCACGAGGCGGGCTCCCCTCCCGACAGCCTCCCTTATGCCTGCGATGGTCCTGTCGATATTATCACTTCTCTTTTCCGTGCAGTGGTGCTGCACAAGTCCTAATGTCAAGGCGCACATGGCAATACTCCTTCCGGCAGGTGCATGGTGACGCAGTGAAGAGAGCCGTGCTGGGCAAGAAGGGGCCGGCAGTTTATTCCCACGGCGCATCTTCCGGGGAAGGCCCCACCCAGTATCTTCAGTGCTGCGCCATCTTGTTCATCATCATAGAGAGGCACCAGCACGGCGCCATTAATCACGAGAAAATTCGCATAGGTGGCGGGGAGTCTCTCTCCTTCTTCATCAATGATGGGCCGCGGCATCGGGAGAGCAACAAGCCGGTACGGCCTCCCCTCGGGAGTCCTGAATTCCCGCAGCCCCGCTTCCATGGATTTCATGGCTTCATAGTGCTCATCCTTTTCATCTTCACATGAAAGATGAACGATGGTGTCATGGGGGCAGAACCTCGCAAGGGTATCCACGTGGGAATCGGTATCATCGCCTGCAAGGTAGCCGGATTCAATCCACAGCATTCTCTGGGCCCCGAGGAGCCTGAAAAGCCTGTCCTCCAGCTCCTCCCTCGTGAGGTGGGGATTTCTGTTGGGGCTGAGAAGGCACTCCGAGGTGGTGAGAAGGGTGCCCTCGCCGTCGCTCTCGATGCTCCCTCCCTCCAGGACAAGCCCTACCGTTTCCAGGGCCACGTTTCCGAAAGCCCCTGCGCGGTGAAGAGTCCGCGAAATCATGTTGTCGAAGCATGCGGGAAACTTCAATCCCCAGCCGTTGAAACCAAAATCCAGAAGCCTTGGCATGCCGTTCTCAAAGACGGTGAGAGGGCCGTGGTCGCGGGCCCACGTGTCGTTCGATTCCATGTAAAAAAAATAGATGTTGTCAAGAGAGGCACCGGCATCGCCCAGTTTCTCTTCGAGATTCTCCCTCGAGGGGATCGTGATGAGCACTTTTTCAAACTGGCTTGCCGTGGCGGCAATCTCCAGGAACACAGGCTCAACAAGCTCAAGTGCGGGAGCCCAGTCCGTCCTTTCGTGGGGCCAAGTGATCAGGATGCCCGACTGTTCTTCCCATTCGGCAGGCATTCTTCTTTTCATTAAAAGATATGTTCTCGGTGGCACCATCTCGTTCCTGCCGGAAAAGCCCGGAAGGAGGCCTCTCTCTCATTCCTCGACCGCGGCAGGATAAATGCCGGAAAGGACGAACTTACATGCAATTTCTGCTATTTCGCGGGGACTTCAAAAATGTCGGCAAAGCCTGGTACACACTCTCACTCTCTCGCGGTGATTCTCATCATAGTCTTGCTGGCATGCCTGTGCCCCTGGCAGCAGTCCCGGGCATCGGCCGTCGAGGCCCCTGCAGCACCTTCGCCGGGGCTCGATACTGAGTGGATACGCCACGCCCGCATTGCGGGAGCAACCTTTCTTGAGAACATGTCAGAAATAACCATAGAAGGCATTATGGACAGCCTTGCCGCAGAAGGCGTCACCGTCGTGGAAGCTGACAGTTTTCTCGCATGCTATCTCACCGATGCCCAGTACAACTCCCACATGGACCTGGTGAGGAAAGTGGCGGCCAGCGCCCACCGGAAAGGCCTCAGGGTGGTATGGTGCTCACCGGCCCTCGCTTCGGTTACCCCCGGCGGGAGGCTCAGAGACAGGGGCACCATGGCCCTCGATCATGCCGACTGGCTGCAGCAGAGCTTTGACAGGCGCCGGGTCCTCGACCTCAAGAACGAGGAAGAGAGGGAAAAGGCCTGGCGCAGCGCTTTCAATGATGAGACGCTTAACTACTTTTACGGAGCGGGCGCCGCGGGAGAGAGCTCGCCCGATGAGACGGCCATCCTCTGCCCCAACTCCCCCTACCGGGAGTATTATTTCGAGAGAATCAAAAAGCTGGCCGCGACTGGTGTGGACGGCATATGGTTCGACGGGGCGATCTTCAACACGACGGCAGCCAGGTGGCCCTGCGCCGACAGGCACTGCCAGTCGAGGTTTTCTCAGGACACCGGCCTGGGGTTCCCCGGGAGAGCCTTCTTCAGCGAGCCCTCCTTCAGGGCCTGGATAGCCTGGCGCCACAGGAACCTGGCAGATTTTCTCGGTGAGGCGGCCAGGGAGGCCCGTGAAAAGAACCCGGAGCTGCGGTGCATCGTTTCCGTGCCCGGCTGCGATCACCTCGCGGTGACGCAGACAGGGCTCGATGGCCTCTTCCTCGGGAAAGGGCTCGACACCGTCTGGATCGTCGATGCCATAAGCGACACTACGGGGATGAGAGATGCAGAGACCGCTGACTGGCTCTCTCTGATGGTAACTTTTAAATACTGCGGGAGCGCCGCCGCCACGGAGGGGAAGTGGGCTTTCTCATACGGCTCTGAAGAGAGCGACGGCCAGCTTGTCCTCGCGGCGCTGCTGGCGGGACAGTTAAATCCTTATGAGACCCGCATTCCCTCAAAAGCCACCTCGGTGGGCAGGAGCTACAGAACCAGAATGTTCTCCTGGGTAAGAGACAATGAAAAGTCCCTTTTTGACACGCAAAGCGCTGCTCCCGCCGCCATCCTCTACTCGCCCGAGACAAGGGATTTTGTCGATGGCACAAGGAGCGGGGGGTTCTATCTCACGCCCACGCCGCCCACGCCGGCCGTAAAGTGGTGGATAAGCTCCCGCGACATGGTGCTCGGCGAATCCTTTTACCTTTCAGAGTATAAGGGCTGGGGCATCTTTTTCATCGTGAATCACATTCCCTTCGACATCATCTCCCTCACGGCGGCAACAGCCGAATCCCTTGCACGGTACCGCGCCGTCGTGCTTCCCAATACGGTGTGCCTTTCAGACTCATCGAGCGCAGAGCTCCACCAGTATGTGAAAAACGGCGGGAATCTCATCGTCACGGGAGGCGATGCCGCCCGTTGCGATGAAAAGGGCACCACGAGAGCCGAGCCCTGCTGGAAAAAATACACAGGCCCTGATTTCCGGCAGTTTACCGAGACAAGGGAAGGCCAGGGCTCCTTTTTCATTGAGCCTGCACTGGCAGGAAGGGCTATGCTCCCCGGCGGCTCGATGAAAGAGTCTCCCCGGATCCTCTCCTATCTTGAGAATAAGGGCGTGAAACCCCTTATTGAGGGCAAGGCCCCCATATACGTGCAGTGTTACGAAGGCAGGGGCGAGCTGGTGCTTCATGCCGTCAACTACGGCTGGACAGGCAATAAGCCTCTCGCCGTGAAAAGCGAAAAGGCAAAGATAGCGATCCCCCTCGGCGAGGGGAAAAAAGCCGCCTCAATCACGGCCTCGGCGCCGGGGGAAGAGGAGCAGACGGTGCCTTTCTCCATGGAAGGGAACAGGGCCGTCTTTACCATTGAAGTGCCCATCAACAGGCTGATCAGGGTGAGGCTGGAATGAAGCACCGGAACCATCTCATGCTGTTTTTACTGGCCCTGCTCATGGTGGCGCTCACCGCGTGCCAGGCGTCCGCTGCTTCTCCGGGGGGAAAGCTCCTCGTGCTTTACAAGGAGCGGGACAAATTTGGCAGGCCCAATGCCGATTACGTGGCAACCTTCCTTAAAAAGGCCGGTTATATCACTGAGTTCAGGGACATAGAGGCCCTCATTGCAGAGAAAGAATCTGATCTCACGGGCTTCCAGGGCCTTGTCACCTGCTACCAGGGGACCGATATGAAAGGCGCGGACCGCTACCCTGCCTTCCTCCTCAAACAGATGGCCCAGGGGAGGAAAGTGGTGATCATAGGGAGCTACGGCGCATTCCAGGGCCTTGACATGGCTCCCGAGGGCCATCTTGTGCCGTGGAATGTCTCAACAAAGACCATCAACACCTTCTTCTATCCTTTCGGCCTCAAGTTTCTCTTCGGGTGGACCGGAGATTCCTCCAAGCTGGAGGCCACCTTCCGCGACCCCTCGATGGTGGAGTACGAGGCGCCCCTGCTGAAAGAGCACCTCACCTATTACCAGTATTTCAAGAGCGTCAACAAGGACAACAAGGTCTTCCTGGAGCTCCAGAGGACAGACTTCCGCGATTCGAAAAGCGCCGCCGTCGTGATTACGCCGTACGGCGGACTTCTCATGGAGGGCTACGGCTTTTTCTGGGACGCAAAGACGGGGAAAGTAATCCAGCGCGTCAACATGGAAAAATTCCTGGCACGTGCCCTTGAGGGGCCCTGCCCCCCCGTAGTGCCCCAGTTCACCGTCACTTCCCATGAGGAGCTGCTGAAAGCCAATCCTCTTCCTCCTTTCAAGGAAGCAAGCCTCGGCACCCCGAAAGGGAGCGAGAAGCGAAAAGTCCTGGTGCTTTATAAGAAGAGCGAAAACAGGAAGCTCGATGAGAATCCCTTGAGGAGGCGCGGTGAGATTGTCCTCAATTACCTGGGGATGGTGCCTGTCTATAAGCCTGTGGAAGAGGGACTCCCCGGCGCTGATGAGATGACTTCATACCGCGCGGTCATTACATGGTTTTCCGGCCCTTACATGAAGCAGGCCGAGGAATACGGCAAGTGGCTGATAAGACAGGTGGAGAGCGGCATCAGGGTAGTCATTCTGCAGAACTACGGGGCCTTCATCGACGGCGACAACTTCGTGGAGTCGCCGAATTACCGCAAAGTTTTCAAGGCACTGGGCATGGACTGCAGGAAGCTGAAAGACACGGCGGCCGGAAACCTTCCCGGTATCACCCTCTGCGATCAGGCCATGATAGGCTTCGAGCACAGGCCCGCAGTGCAGGATCTCGATTACTATTATGTCTATACCTCGAAAGATGAGGCGAACAGGGTGTACCTGAGCCTTCTCGACAACGTGAACGGCACCGTTGATCTTGCCGTCATCACCCCCCATGGAGGTATGGCGCTTGATACCGCTCCCTACTATGAGCCCCTCATGAACAAGGGGAAGAGGCTCAAGCAGATAAAAGAAGCACAGGCCGGCTATATCGAGGAGCCTGAGCCCCTCGGTGCATGGATAATAAATCCTTTCCTCTTTTTCGAGAAAGCGCTGGCGCTTGAAGCCGTCCCGGTTCCGGACTGCACCACCATCAACGGCAACAGGATCTTCATGTCCCATGTTGACGGCGACGCCTTCACCTCCATCTCGCTCATCGACAGGATGCGCCTTGCCGGCGACTATGTCATCGAGGAGATCTTCAAGGTTTACCCGGGGCTCCCGTTCTCCGTATCACTGATTACCAACGACATCGAGCATGACGGCAACGAATATTACAACCAGGCGCTTGAGCTGGGCCGGGCCATGTACCGGCTCCCCAACGTGGAGCCGGCAACGCACAGCGCCGACCACCCCTTCGACTGGCAGAGCGGCGAGCTCTACGTGGCCAATCCCGAGCACTATCCCTGGAAGATCGGCTACCGCGACCTGGACCTCACCTTGGAGATATGGGCGAGCAAGCTTTTCATGGAGAAAAACATACTCCCCGCGGGAAAGCCCTGCCCCTCCATCTTCTGGAGCGGTGCCTGCAACCCTGATGCCGCGGCGGTGAAAATAGCCGGGCAGTCGGGCCTTCTCAACCTCAACTATGGCAATCCCATGCTCGACGGCACCCATCCCTCCATCGCCTACCTCGTGCCCCTGGCCCTCTCCCACGGCGGCCTTCTCCAGGTATGCAACATGGGGGCCAACGATTACATCTACACCGGCTATCTGCTGGGCGACTGGGGGGGAATGAAAAACGTGGTGGAGACCTTCAAGAATACGGGCTCGCCTCGCAGGCTCACGGCCATCGATCTCTATTATCACTTCTACGGGGGTATCAAGCAGGTGAGCCTCGACGCCCTCAAGTACGCCCTGGATTACTGCCTTGCCTGCGAGATCGCCCCCGTGTATGCAAGCCACTACTGCAGGATCGTCAATGACTTCTATGCCACCTCCCTCGTGAGGGAGCGTGACGGCTGGTCCGTCATCAACGGGGGGAACCTGAGAACTGTGCGGTTCAATGGCACCGTATACCCCGACATTGAGCGCTCAAAGGGGGTAATCGGTTATTGCCACTCCCAGGGGCAGACCTATGTGCATCTTGACGGCAGTGCTGAAAGAAGGATTGTGCTTGCCTCCGGGGCCATTCCCTTCCCGCACCTGCGGCAGGCCACCTTCTCCGTTGACAGGGCCTCTCTTGCAACGGGCTCAATTGAAATGGAAGCCTGGGGATTCGGGAAAGCCCGTTTCCTCATTGCAGGCCTCGCTCCCTCGACGTCATACAGAGTGAGGCTCTCCCTTGAAGGGGGAGAGATGCTCTGGGAGAAAGATCTCCCCGCTGCAGAGAATGGGACACTGCTGGTGGAGGAAATGCTCAAGGCGCCGGTGAAGCACTACCGGCTCAAAATCACAAAGGAAGCCCGGATATGAGAGCACTGAGAATCTTTCTCATCACCACCATAATCGTGCTCGCCATGGCAGCGGCGTGGTGCGGCGCTGTCGAATCGGGAAAGCCCGAGATTGCCCCTGCCCTCACTGAAAAGGAGCTTTCCGGGCCCTCGGGGGAAGATGACCCCACCTTTATCAGAGAATATACCGATGCCCTTCTGCTTGAAACGAACGGCCACAGGGAGGCGGGACTCTACAAGCTCCAGCTCCTCGCGGAAAAGTTTCCAAGGAGCGTCAAGGTGTACCGCAAGCTTGCCGAGATGGCCATCAACGTGGACAACAGGGCCTACGCCATCCAGATGCTCCAGAAAGTGGCACAGCTCTCGCCCGGGGACGCGGGAGTGCGCCAGACCCTCATGGAGATTTACCGCAGCTACCAGATGCCGGTGCTGGAGATCCTGGCGGCCCGTGAGCTGCTGAAGCTCGAGCCGAAGAACACCAGGGCCCTTGAGCGCCTCGCCGAGCTTTATCCCGCCCAGGGCGTCACCTCCCTGGAAATCGAGATGAGGGAGCGCCTTAAAAAGCTCGAGCCCAAAGATTACCAGAACCTTAAAAGCCTCGCGCAGGCCTTTGTTTCCGAAAGCGACCTCTGGGAGGAGGTCCTCGTCTACCGCGACATCACAAGGCGCTTTCCCGGCAAGGTCAATGACCTGAAAAGGCTTGCCTATCTCTATGGCCTGAATTTCGACCGCTACGACCAGCTTCTTGCCCTCAAGGAGGTGCTCCGGCTCCAGCCGGGCAATACCACCATAAAGAAAGATTTCAGAAATGTCTATGAGGCTCACCGGAGAGACCAGGGCATAAGGGATTACATGTATATCGGCTCCCTTTTCCCCGGCTCACGGCTCCAGGGCTACGCCTACAAGGATGAGCTCTCCACCCTTTACCGCAGGAATTACCTTTTCAACATTTATCCCTCACTCCCTGCGGGCGTCACTTATATACACTCCAATTATGACGACATGCGCGATGCGGGCGTAAACCTGGGATACGAGAAGGTCTTTCTCTTCGGCAGGGGCCACGTGGGCGTTGATGCGATGTACCGTAACTCATGGTTTGCCCCGAAGCCCCTCTCCGGGCTTGAAGGGCAGCTCAACATCAATTCCACTTACGTGGGCCTCAATTACGAGCTGAGAAACCGATGGGAGAGCAACATCCTCTACCTTCAGGGAGGCCTTGTCTCCGTAGACTGCCCCGACAGGCTCAGGGCCCTGCCGGGCTCGGGCAACACGCCGGAAAACAACGCGTGGCTTCAGCAGAACAATCTCGGCGGGTCCACGCCGGTGTGGCGTGCTGATTACTTCACAAGGCACGCCAAGGGCTTCTGGTCCGATATATACGTGGACAAAGATATCGTCCAGGACACGGGGGCCTTCGTACGGCTCATGACAAAAACCGGCTACGGCATCGGCATGGCTTATATATGGCCCAACGGTGCGAATCTCTCCGCCTGGGGCGATTTCGCCACCCTCTCCGACGGGAATGCCCGCCAGTATGGAAGGGTTCTTTTTGACTACCCCCTGCTCTCCACGGGCCAGATAAGGGATCTCAAGACCGCTGTGCGAGGCTACATGCGCGATCTCCCCGACGCGGGGCTCGACGTGATTTACCAGGGCGACTCCATCAACAACAACTTCATCAGCCCTTACTATGAAAGCTTCCAGGGCGAGTGGCAGAACAGGGCGAAGCTTGCCGGCGTCGCAAGGCTCGGCAAAAATGTCTATTTCAACGCAGAAGGATCGTATATCTGGGGCAAGGTCCTGGAGTACGGCAGGGAGTACCGGGCAGGCTTCCTTATCGTGGAGCCCATCCCGCAGAACACCCTCGAGGCTTATTACGTGACGGGCTTCCAGAAAATCCGCGACAACACCCAGGGCTCGGTCTTCTACTCAGGCGACAGCTGGGCCGAGGGCTTCGAGGTCCGCCTCGGCTGGCATTTCTAGACGACGCGCCTTCCCTTGAGAAACACTGCCTTTACGGAGAGCTCCCTGTCGGCAACTACTATATCGCCGTCGGCACCGGGCCTGAGAGAGCCTATGCGGTGCTCAAGCCCCAGCAGCTCGGCCGGGTTGAGCGTCACCGTCCTCAGAGCTTCCTTGAGCTCCACTCTCCCATGCGTGATGAAATTCCTTACCGCGCCGGGAAGAGGCAGGGTCCCCCCCACGAGGACGCCGCTTTTTGTCCGCGATGCCGAGGACTTCACCGCGAAATCAGGCGATGCGTCGGTGACCAGGATGATTCGTTTCATTCCCTTGGTGCGGGCCACGATGGTGAGGAGCGCCGGATGGATATGCTCGCCGTCGGCAATAAGCTCCGTATAGACCTCATCATTGACTAGAAGGGCGCCGGCAGCACCGGGCTCCCTCTGGTGGATGCCCCGCATGGCGTTGAAAAGATGGGTGGCAAGCCTCACCCCCCTCTTCGCCGCCTCCTGCATCTTGTCATAATCGGCGTTGGTATGGCCTGCCGAGGCGATAATGCCGCGGGAGCAGAGAAAGCTGATGAAATCGAGGGCTCCCTCTTTCTCAGGAGCAACAGTGACGATGCGGATCGCTCCCCCGGAGAGGGCTATGAGCTGCTCCATCTCGCCCCGGGGTACCATGCGTATAAACTCCCTGTCGTGTACCCCCTTCTTCTCCTCTGAGATGAAGGGGCCCTCGAGGTTGACTCCCAGCACCTCCGGGATATCCCCATGGACCCCTCTGAGTGAGACGATTGCCCTGGCTATCGTGCCGTAAGGGGCCGTCATAAGGGTGGGAAGGCATGAGGTTGTTCCCCTTGCCAGGTGGGCGCCGAGAGCTCTTATGGCGGAATGGAGGTCTCCCTCGTTGAAGTTTACGCCCAGCGCCCCATGAAAATGGATATCGATGAATCCCGGGAGGATCAGGCAGTCTTTGAAGCGGTGCACCTCAGCATCATGGGGGGAGTCCATGGCCCCTACGGCCTCTATTTTTCCTTCTCTCAGCAGCACGGCACCCTCTTCAAGCTCCTGAAGAGGCGTAATCACCGCTCGGCCTGTAATAAAAAGAGCCTTGTTCCCTTCAGGCAAGATACTCCCCGACCCTTCCCTTGTGCTCATAGACATACCGGTAATACTCCTTCTGCGCGAGGAGCGCCGAGGACTCCTCATCGACGATGAGCTTCACCGAAGGGTGAAGCTGCAGGACCGATCCGGGCACCGACGCCGTCACGGGCCCTTCGACGGTGGCGCGGATGGCATCCTGCTTTTTTACCCCTGACGACATCAGCACAATAAGCCGGGCCTCCATCAGGGTGCCGATGCCCATGGTGAGCACGAAGCGGGGCACCATCTCCCCCTCGAGAAAACACCGGGCATTATCCTGGACCGTGGCCTCC encodes the following:
- a CDS encoding PAS domain-containing sensor histidine kinase; this encodes MEKSKAQLESLVNLNSFLIEVNKEIIEDDLSRLAAIVNSSHDAIIGMTCQGTITSWNPAAEKLYGYSPGEAAGMEASLLFAPEGFQELGQHCSRASRCKEPERFETIHVRKGGGSFPVMVSISPVPAPSGGLAGISLIVRDISAEKEAEESLRRARQEFIAVLSHDLKNPLNSVIGYTRLLEQQLGSEPPGNAHTFVTMIRFSCSILRNLIENIVGASYLKSGKMTFHFTDFPLHTLFSKLSALYEPVVLQSGIALTLQCPEGSMVHGDEERLLQVFMNLIGNAVRHVSAGGRIEVVARREGDHYGIEVHDTGRGIAEEELEAIFKKHGQAKDELTGSGLGLFIVKQFIEKHGSEIKVKSAPGQGAHFFFSLPASQAFTDHERRMP
- a CDS encoding TspO/MBR family protein produces the protein MSFSRIISLIACIVLCEAAGALGALFTSRSVSTWYQAIKKPFFNPPGWVFAPVWTLLYALMGISLFLIIREGFKNRPVQIAVALFAVQMAFNVSWSYAFFGLRSPLAGLVIIILLWISIIAAMISFWPISRWASSLFIPYVLWVTFAMILNLFLYLLNRNAPPV
- a CDS encoding glycosyltransferase, giving the protein MEKVSILYFIGTLGRGGAEGQLLELIEGLDRERFSPGLVVLKGEDDLLDRCLAKGISPHFLRIGGLGDILNPLRLLKVLGNILALARKIKRERIQVLHGYLYTANVLAAFMGHLTGVPLVITSRRSLSTSKTRTWTPLHRLFEIIANSWTHLVIANSQAVREDTIKKEKLDPSKVMVIHNGVALDKYGQGPGARQEGLIPAGTAGVIGIVANLIPYKNHEMLLRALPLIKKEVQPLCLLCIGRDSGIQKDLERLAENLGVAGDIAWLGPRPDVHAILPLLDISVLVSNEEGFPNAVLESMAAGVPVVATAVGGVPELILEGETGYMVAPGDHEALASRVTGLLNDEKKRREMGEKSRERVKAHFSREKMVSVTEEVYLSWLRHGLPARSHRRGVPVEEV
- a CDS encoding carbon-nitrogen hydrolase, which codes for MCALTLGLVQHHCTEKRSDNIDRTIAGIREAVGRGARLVVLQELHESLYFCQEENVAFFDDAAPIPGPLTDFYGALAKETSIVLVASLFERRAPGLYHNTAVIFDKGGYIGGIYRKMHIPDDPAYYEKFYFAPGDRGFMPVRTSLGTLGVMICWDQWYPEAARLMALAGADILIYPSAIGWDPRDLQEEKNRQLEAWITVQRGHAIANGLHVVAVNRVGFEGCSAEKGGQLFWGNSFVAGPQGEILARASYDRDEVVTVEISLARTEEVRRIWPFLRDRRIDSYGDILKRYRS
- a CDS encoding agmatine deiminase family protein; its protein translation is MKRRMPAEWEEQSGILITWPHERTDWAPALELVEPVFLEIAATASQFEKVLITIPSRENLEEKLGDAGASLDNIYFFYMESNDTWARDHGPLTVFENGMPRLLDFGFNGWGLKFPACFDNMISRTLHRAGAFGNVALETVGLVLEGGSIESDGEGTLLTTSECLLSPNRNPHLTREELEDRLFRLLGAQRMLWIESGYLAGDDTDSHVDTLARFCPHDTIVHLSCEDEKDEHYEAMKSMEAGLREFRTPEGRPYRLVALPMPRPIIDEEGERLPATYANFLVINGAVLVPLYDDEQDGAALKILGGAFPGRCAVGINCRPLLAQHGSLHCVTMHLPEGVLPCAP
- a CDS encoding beta-galactosidase trimerization domain-containing protein — encoded protein: MSAKPGTHSHSLAVILIIVLLACLCPWQQSRASAVEAPAAPSPGLDTEWIRHARIAGATFLENMSEITIEGIMDSLAAEGVTVVEADSFLACYLTDAQYNSHMDLVRKVAASAHRKGLRVVWCSPALASVTPGGRLRDRGTMALDHADWLQQSFDRRRVLDLKNEEEREKAWRSAFNDETLNYFYGAGAAGESSPDETAILCPNSPYREYYFERIKKLAATGVDGIWFDGAIFNTTAARWPCADRHCQSRFSQDTGLGFPGRAFFSEPSFRAWIAWRHRNLADFLGEAAREAREKNPELRCIVSVPGCDHLAVTQTGLDGLFLGKGLDTVWIVDAISDTTGMRDAETADWLSLMVTFKYCGSAAATEGKWAFSYGSEESDGQLVLAALLAGQLNPYETRIPSKATSVGRSYRTRMFSWVRDNEKSLFDTQSAAPAAILYSPETRDFVDGTRSGGFYLTPTPPTPAVKWWISSRDMVLGESFYLSEYKGWGIFFIVNHIPFDIISLTAATAESLARYRAVVLPNTVCLSDSSSAELHQYVKNGGNLIVTGGDAARCDEKGTTRAEPCWKKYTGPDFRQFTETREGQGSFFIEPALAGRAMLPGGSMKESPRILSYLENKGVKPLIEGKAPIYVQCYEGRGELVLHAVNYGWTGNKPLAVKSEKAKIAIPLGEGKKAASITASAPGEEEQTVPFSMEGNRAVFTIEVPINRLIRVRLE